From Alteribacter lacisalsi, a single genomic window includes:
- a CDS encoding GNAT family N-acetyltransferase, with protein MEFRKLRKEEIDRSIEMSEFAFQYELTDEEREERRKWVVPEETLVAAENGELFSKVTTMPFHVYIDGRAYSMGGVSGVATWPEKRRAGLVRTMLAMSLEEMKRNGQLVSFLHPFSVPFYRKFGWEMFAWKRTVTIPREKLPRRKTASGHVQRQKNEPAAFASVYDEWASRYNATMKRTNDWWERSIFKRKKGHGAVYINGEGEKRGYIIYSVKEETMKVKELIYLDADARKGLWNFISNHDSMIDEVELTLPGDDSTVLMLDDPDVEQTITPYFMARIVDVKRFLEMYFSDKSLSAPLFLHIEDSFCSWNNGTYIIRDNKEGFGSIIDYYGGAESGAACAHPPKRGVSMDIQTLSAAMLNAHPADLLYEEERITGSGDDFQSFKSALPKRPACFYDFF; from the coding sequence ATGGAATTCCGCAAACTGAGAAAAGAGGAAATTGACCGAAGTATTGAAATGTCCGAGTTCGCCTTTCAGTATGAACTGACAGACGAAGAACGGGAGGAACGGCGGAAATGGGTCGTGCCTGAAGAAACCTTGGTAGCCGCCGAAAATGGTGAGCTCTTTTCAAAAGTAACAACAATGCCGTTTCATGTTTATATTGACGGGCGAGCCTATTCAATGGGCGGCGTTTCCGGTGTCGCTACCTGGCCCGAAAAACGACGTGCCGGTCTTGTCCGGACGATGCTTGCCATGTCGCTTGAGGAAATGAAACGCAACGGCCAGCTCGTATCCTTTCTTCATCCGTTTTCTGTTCCGTTCTACCGCAAGTTCGGCTGGGAGATGTTTGCCTGGAAACGTACAGTAACCATTCCCCGAGAAAAACTGCCGCGCCGCAAAACAGCCTCAGGGCATGTACAAAGACAAAAGAATGAGCCGGCCGCGTTTGCTTCTGTTTACGATGAGTGGGCCAGCCGATACAACGCAACCATGAAACGTACTAATGACTGGTGGGAGCGCTCCATCTTCAAACGGAAAAAAGGTCATGGAGCCGTGTACATCAACGGTGAAGGAGAAAAACGGGGCTACATTATTTACAGCGTGAAAGAGGAAACGATGAAGGTAAAGGAGCTCATTTATCTGGATGCGGACGCCCGCAAAGGTTTATGGAACTTTATTAGTAATCACGACTCCATGATTGACGAGGTGGAACTCACGCTGCCGGGGGACGACAGTACAGTGCTGATGCTGGACGATCCAGATGTGGAACAAACCATTACCCCGTATTTTATGGCGCGGATTGTGGACGTGAAGCGATTTCTCGAAATGTACTTTAGTGATAAATCCTTATCTGCTCCACTGTTTCTGCACATTGAAGACAGCTTCTGCAGCTGGAATAACGGTACATATATCATCCGAGATAATAAAGAAGGCTTTGGATCGATCATCGACTACTACGGTGGAGCGGAATCGGGGGCCGCATGTGCCCACCCGCCTAAACGGGGAGTCAGTATGGATATCCAGACGCTGAGTGCCGCCATGCTGAATGCCCATCCGGCAGACCTCCTATACGAAGAAGAACGTATCACGGGGTCAGGAGACGATTTTCAGTCATTTAAGTCTGCTTTACCCAAAAGACCGGCATGCTTTTACGATTTCTTTTAA
- a CDS encoding cryptochrome/photolyase family protein, whose amino-acid sequence MTKQNNKQKAPERFAVWFRSDFRLKDQAALYHAIETVKHKDGEWFAFFHLDPAFTDEIDTHHDYFFQTLNHFRDSCSGKGIHLHIVYGELTDTLERIRDHVSGWSTVYFNRDDAGRNSVRDQKAREWFDEHSIEYFDYEDAHIHAPEEIKKQDGSHYKVFTPYSKAWGKKHKPDMYNIDEDALAEYQADLQPIHKQSETFFEEDLLDRCSMNWQALGACHAKDRLETFMDERLAYYKDERDIPERAGTSRLSPYLKTGVLSPRQVFHSAAARREDAGSGAETYINELAWRDFYYMIHYFYPDSKQKEITDKYQSLDWNDSDERFQMWIEGRTGYPIVDAGMRQLNETGWMHNRLRMITASFLTKDFHIAWRKGEEYFQKKLIDYDQSSNIGGWQWAASVGTDAVPYFRVFNPTTQGKRFDPDGTFIRKYVPELKNVPAKYIHEPSKMPEGTQEESGCIIGRNYPEPAVDHSTQRKKAIAMFKGDD is encoded by the coding sequence ATGACAAAACAGAATAACAAACAAAAAGCGCCTGAACGCTTCGCCGTCTGGTTTCGCAGTGATTTCCGCCTGAAAGACCAGGCCGCCCTTTATCATGCGATCGAAACGGTGAAGCATAAGGATGGAGAATGGTTTGCTTTTTTTCACCTTGATCCTGCTTTTACAGACGAGATTGACACGCATCACGATTACTTTTTCCAGACACTTAACCACTTCAGGGACTCGTGCTCGGGAAAAGGCATTCATCTTCACATTGTTTACGGGGAACTTACTGACACTCTGGAGCGGATTCGTGATCACGTAAGCGGATGGAGCACTGTTTACTTTAACCGGGATGATGCTGGCAGAAACAGCGTCCGTGATCAGAAAGCCCGTGAGTGGTTTGACGAGCACAGCATCGAGTACTTCGATTACGAAGACGCCCACATCCACGCTCCTGAGGAGATCAAAAAGCAGGACGGCAGTCATTATAAGGTGTTCACCCCCTACTCCAAAGCGTGGGGAAAAAAACATAAACCGGACATGTATAACATCGACGAAGATGCATTGGCCGAGTACCAGGCTGATCTTCAGCCAATCCATAAGCAAAGCGAAACGTTCTTTGAGGAAGATCTCCTTGACCGCTGCAGCATGAATTGGCAGGCACTCGGCGCATGCCATGCAAAAGACAGGCTCGAGACGTTCATGGACGAGCGTCTCGCCTACTATAAAGATGAACGTGATATTCCGGAACGGGCAGGCACCAGCCGCCTTTCTCCTTACTTAAAAACAGGCGTCCTGTCTCCAAGACAGGTGTTTCACAGTGCCGCTGCCCGTCGGGAAGATGCGGGATCTGGCGCGGAAACGTATATAAACGAACTGGCCTGGCGCGATTTTTACTACATGATTCATTATTTTTACCCTGACTCGAAACAAAAGGAAATAACCGATAAATATCAGAGCCTTGACTGGAACGACAGTGATGAGCGCTTTCAGATGTGGATAGAGGGGCGGACCGGCTATCCGATCGTGGACGCCGGCATGCGCCAGCTGAACGAGACCGGCTGGATGCATAACCGGCTGCGCATGATCACCGCCTCTTTTTTGACAAAGGATTTTCACATCGCCTGGCGAAAAGGAGAAGAGTACTTCCAGAAAAAACTGATCGACTACGACCAATCTTCGAACATTGGGGGATGGCAGTGGGCGGCATCAGTCGGAACAGACGCTGTACCGTACTTCCGCGTCTTTAACCCCACTACTCAAGGAAAACGGTTCGATCCTGACGGTACCTTTATCCGTAAGTACGTACCGGAATTAAAGAATGTACCTGCCAAATACATTCACGAACCGAGTAAAATGCCCGAGGGCACCCAGGAAGAATCCGGCTGTATCATCGGCCGCAATTACCCAGAGCCTGCAGTCGATCACAGTACGCAGCGTAAAAAAGCCATTGCCATGTTTAAGGGGGACGACTAA
- the ade gene encoding adenine deaminase, translating to MTTKQQIESAQGKRPADLVIKNGKIADVYNRTIITGEDLAVTDGMITGIGQYEGRETIDAGGKFIVPGLIDAHVHIESSMMTPENFSRTIVPRGVTTAVTDPHEIGNVLGEKGVAYMIEAGKNAAADLFTMLPSSVPSTPFETSGAELSAMDLAPFTGDANVLGLAEVMDYPAVAGADEDMLKKIQVAKEAGKTVDGHASGLPNEALNVYRTAGIETDHECTTAAEAADRIRRGFYVMLREGSVAKDVLALLPAVTEANSHRFMFCTDDKHPDDLLAEGSIDHNIRLAVDFGIPPLTAISMATLNPAVCYGLKTKGAVAPGCEATFLFVEDLDNFHAETVFVKGKLSAQNGQMIADDPVSNELPPGLTDSVKIGAVLPEDFKVEVGTDRRANIIGVQANSLLTDHLTEKVNTNDKGQFIPDTEKDLLTLAVIERHGRTGGKGVGIVKGLGLKRGAIATTIAHDSHNIIAAGTNEDDLAKAAQMLAVNEGGLVIVCDGEEIASLALPVAGLMSTAGASEIAADLDLLHEAFKTIGSEGGFNPFLTLSFLALPVIPSLKMTDKGLFSTKRMTHIPVAFERE from the coding sequence ATGACAACCAAACAGCAGATAGAGTCAGCACAGGGCAAGAGGCCCGCTGACCTCGTCATAAAGAACGGAAAAATTGCAGATGTGTACAATCGTACAATCATTACAGGGGAGGATCTTGCCGTCACTGACGGAATGATTACAGGGATTGGTCAATATGAAGGCAGGGAAACAATCGATGCCGGAGGAAAGTTTATCGTACCGGGTCTGATTGACGCCCATGTCCACATCGAATCCTCCATGATGACACCGGAAAACTTCAGCCGGACCATCGTACCCCGCGGCGTGACCACGGCGGTGACCGATCCGCATGAAATCGGAAACGTACTTGGGGAAAAAGGCGTCGCCTATATGATCGAAGCCGGCAAAAACGCGGCGGCTGATCTTTTTACGATGCTTCCTTCCTCTGTCCCGAGCACGCCTTTTGAGACGTCCGGCGCAGAACTGAGTGCTATGGACCTGGCTCCCTTTACAGGAGATGCGAACGTTCTCGGACTTGCCGAGGTCATGGATTACCCTGCCGTGGCTGGCGCAGACGAGGATATGCTTAAGAAAATCCAGGTCGCAAAAGAGGCCGGCAAAACAGTGGACGGTCATGCATCAGGGCTGCCAAATGAAGCGTTAAACGTTTACCGCACCGCCGGAATTGAAACGGATCACGAATGTACGACTGCAGCAGAGGCAGCAGATCGGATCCGCCGGGGGTTTTACGTCATGCTAAGAGAGGGGTCTGTAGCCAAGGACGTTCTTGCCCTCCTCCCGGCAGTAACCGAGGCAAACAGTCACCGGTTCATGTTCTGTACTGACGACAAGCACCCGGATGATCTTCTCGCAGAAGGGTCGATCGATCATAACATCAGGCTGGCTGTAGATTTTGGCATCCCGCCGCTCACCGCGATTTCAATGGCCACGCTAAACCCGGCGGTCTGTTACGGCCTCAAAACGAAAGGTGCCGTGGCACCGGGCTGCGAAGCTACTTTTCTGTTCGTGGAGGATCTTGACAACTTCCATGCGGAAACCGTTTTTGTTAAAGGAAAGCTTTCAGCCCAAAATGGTCAAATGATTGCCGATGATCCTGTCAGCAATGAGCTGCCCCCCGGCCTGACTGATTCGGTAAAAATCGGAGCCGTTCTTCCAGAGGACTTCAAAGTGGAGGTCGGCACAGACAGAAGAGCGAACATCATCGGGGTGCAAGCCAATTCCCTTCTGACTGATCACCTGACTGAAAAAGTAAACACCAATGACAAAGGCCAGTTTATTCCCGATACCGAAAAAGACCTTCTCACCCTCGCTGTGATTGAGCGACACGGCAGAACAGGTGGGAAAGGTGTGGGCATTGTAAAGGGCCTCGGACTTAAACGAGGTGCCATCGCCACAACTATCGCTCACGATTCACACAACATCATTGCCGCCGGCACGAACGAAGATGATCTGGCAAAAGCCGCTCAGATGCTCGCTGTAAACGAAGGCGGGCTAGTGATTGTCTGCGACGGCGAGGAAATCGCGTCCCTGGCCCTGCCGGTTGCGGGTCTTATGAGTACAGCCGGCGCTTCTGAAATTGCTGCTGACCTGGATCTGCTTCACGAGGCATTTAAAACAATCGGCAGCGAAGGCGGATTCAACCCGTTTCTCACACTTTCTTTCCTGGCCCTGCCTGTGATCCCTTCCCTGAAAATGACCGATAAGGGGCTGTTCAGCACGAAACGGATGACACACATCCCTGTCGCTTTTGAACGGGAGTAA